One Alkalicoccus halolimnae DNA segment encodes these proteins:
- a CDS encoding mannitol-1-phosphate 5-dehydrogenase encodes MQALHFGAGNIGKGFIGYLLNKTGYEVCFVDVNQHAIDRFNRSNRYYVEILDDHHTIEEVSPVTALNSLTQEKEVMDKIEQADIITTSVGIDNLPRIADVISKGLLKRLKWNQKKLDIIANENAINASSTLKAEIGKLVSFKEMQDILACTGFPNASVDRLALTKEAEEEETALVEPIFEWVINHTEIKNHELPSIQGAAYVDDLKPFIERKLYSVNMAHAATAYIANLFNESTIQSALDKPEIEQFIKSTMNETAQYFITKFDVRREDMDAYINKTLKRFKNKNISDDISRVGRAPIRKLGHDERLVKPARELHSLGLPITHLAYAIAAGYHFDNPEDEEAVTLQNFIREKGIEAAIIQFSRIEDHSMKAVIIDHYHDLKDHKNNETSPVLPS; translated from the coding sequence ATGCAGGCACTACATTTTGGGGCAGGAAATATTGGCAAAGGCTTTATCGGTTACCTGCTCAACAAAACCGGTTACGAAGTATGTTTTGTTGATGTGAATCAGCATGCCATTGACCGTTTCAACCGCAGCAACCGGTATTATGTTGAAATACTCGACGATCATCATACCATTGAAGAGGTTTCACCCGTTACCGCATTGAACAGTTTAACGCAGGAAAAAGAGGTCATGGACAAAATCGAACAGGCAGACATCATCACAACTTCTGTCGGGATCGACAATCTTCCCAGAATTGCCGATGTTATTTCCAAAGGGCTGTTGAAGCGGCTCAAGTGGAATCAGAAGAAGCTCGATATCATTGCCAATGAAAATGCCATCAATGCTTCATCAACCTTAAAAGCAGAAATCGGAAAGCTCGTATCATTCAAAGAGATGCAGGATATTCTGGCATGTACCGGATTTCCAAACGCTTCGGTTGACCGCCTGGCTCTTACTAAAGAGGCAGAAGAGGAGGAAACAGCTTTAGTCGAACCTATCTTCGAATGGGTTATCAATCATACGGAAATAAAAAATCATGAACTGCCATCCATTCAAGGGGCAGCCTACGTTGATGACCTGAAGCCCTTCATCGAAAGAAAGCTCTATTCTGTGAACATGGCTCATGCAGCCACCGCCTATATTGCGAACCTTTTTAATGAATCAACCATTCAAAGCGCTTTGGATAAGCCCGAAATTGAACAATTTATTAAAAGCACGATGAATGAAACAGCCCAGTACTTCATTACAAAATTTGATGTCAGGCGGGAAGACATGGATGCCTATATCAATAAAACCTTAAAGCGGTTCAAAAACAAAAATATCAGTGATGATATATCCAGGGTAGGAAGAGCTCCCATTCGAAAACTGGGTCACGACGAGCGTTTGGTCAAACCGGCTCGAGAACTGCACAGTCTCGGATTACCGATCACTCATTTGGCCTATGCCATTGCTGCGGGATACCACTTTGATAACCCTGAAGATGAGGAAGCCGTCACTTTGCAGAACTTCATTAGGGAAAAAGGGATTGAGGCAGCGATTATTCAATTTTCCAGGATCGAGGATCACAGTATGAAAGCAGTCATTATCGATCATTACCATGATTTAAAGGATCATAAAAACAACGAGACGTCTCCCGTATTACCGTCATAA
- a CDS encoding PTS sugar transporter subunit IIA — MLSEYLEETIQLKNSVSSWEESIRTAAEPLLNQGKINDSYVQDMISNVHEFGSYIVIIPGVAMPHAQNKGGVNQNGLSLLKLEEPVMYPEEKPVTVIIALAATDSDGHLDLIADLAAILGDNDIKNSLEKASSKDEIIRVIKSIE; from the coding sequence ATGTTAAGCGAATATTTAGAAGAAACGATCCAGCTGAAGAATTCCGTTTCGTCATGGGAAGAATCCATCCGTACTGCTGCTGAACCCTTATTAAACCAAGGGAAAATCAACGATAGTTATGTACAGGATATGATTAGCAACGTTCATGAATTCGGTTCTTATATCGTCATTATACCAGGTGTGGCGATGCCGCATGCTCAAAACAAAGGAGGCGTAAATCAGAACGGTCTATCACTGCTGAAATTAGAAGAACCCGTTATGTACCCGGAGGAAAAGCCGGTGACCGTTATCATCGCGCTGGCTGCTACAGACAGTGACGGACACCTGGATTTAATCGCAGATCTGGCCGCCATATTAGGAGATAATGATATTAAAAACAGTTTGGAGAAGGCATCAAGCAAGGATGAAATTATCAGGGTGATCAAAAGCATTGAATAG
- a CDS encoding PTS mannitol transporter subunit IICB — translation MNDQIGMEETNAPKSSVRAKIQAMGGFLTNMVIPNIGAFIAWGILTALFIETGWMPNEDLAAMVDPTITYLLPLLLAYTGGRLVGGQRGAVMGSIGAMGLIIGADIPMFLGAMIVGPLGGLIIKQFDRLIEDKVRAGFEMLVNNFSLGIIGFFLMILSYTIIGPVIESANNGLTVAIEALVETGYLPLLSLLNEPAKVLFLNNVIDQGIYYPLGFQQSADLGQSIYFTVASNPGPGLGLLLAFTFFGTKTARRTAPGAIIIHFFGGIHELYFPYVLMRPLTLLGMIAGAMSGIATFQFFDAGLVAGPSPGSIFAYLGLTPPGNFVGIISGVVIATIVSFVVTSLILKFTKGPEDQEKDNLTESMKKSKAMKAEGKQAFAPSEEKDVKTVNKISFACDAGAGSSALGATTFRKKLKKENINDIEVKHFRIEDVPTDSDIIVVHKNLLDRARLTFEDKEIITIENYIGDPKLDDLIEKLKEK, via the coding sequence ATGAATGATCAAATTGGCATGGAAGAAACCAATGCACCAAAGTCTTCAGTACGTGCGAAGATTCAAGCTATGGGCGGCTTTTTGACCAATATGGTAATCCCGAACATTGGTGCATTTATTGCATGGGGTATTCTGACAGCTTTATTTATTGAGACTGGCTGGATGCCGAACGAAGATTTAGCAGCAATGGTTGACCCAACGATCACGTACCTCCTGCCCCTCCTTCTTGCTTATACCGGCGGCCGGCTGGTTGGCGGACAACGCGGTGCGGTTATGGGTTCCATTGGTGCGATGGGATTAATCATCGGTGCCGATATCCCCATGTTCCTTGGGGCAATGATCGTCGGACCGCTGGGCGGCTTGATTATCAAACAATTTGACCGGCTCATTGAAGACAAAGTACGTGCCGGGTTTGAAATGCTTGTAAACAATTTCTCCCTCGGCATTATCGGTTTCTTCCTGATGATTCTCTCCTACACAATCATCGGACCGGTTATTGAAAGCGCAAACAACGGTTTGACTGTTGCGATTGAAGCATTGGTAGAGACAGGTTATTTACCACTTTTGTCATTATTAAATGAACCGGCAAAAGTATTGTTCCTAAATAACGTGATTGACCAGGGGATCTATTATCCACTCGGCTTTCAGCAGAGTGCGGATCTGGGTCAATCCATTTACTTCACCGTAGCATCGAACCCTGGACCTGGCTTGGGACTCCTGCTGGCATTTACTTTCTTTGGCACCAAAACAGCACGACGAACTGCACCTGGTGCCATTATCATTCATTTCTTTGGCGGTATCCATGAACTGTACTTCCCGTATGTACTGATGAGACCATTGACCCTCCTTGGTATGATCGCAGGGGCAATGTCCGGTATCGCAACATTCCAGTTCTTTGATGCAGGCCTTGTTGCCGGACCAAGTCCAGGTTCTATCTTCGCTTATCTTGGACTGACCCCTCCCGGGAATTTCGTAGGTATCATATCAGGTGTTGTCATCGCGACAATTGTCTCGTTCGTTGTCACTTCTTTGATATTGAAATTCACAAAAGGACCTGAAGATCAGGAAAAGGATAACTTAACGGAGTCCATGAAAAAATCCAAAGCTATGAAGGCCGAAGGAAAACAGGCTTTTGCCCCTTCTGAAGAAAAAGACGTAAAAACAGTCAATAAAATTTCTTTTGCCTGCGATGCCGGTGCGGGAAGCAGCGCATTAGGAGCAACAACATTCAGGAAAAAACTCAAAAAAGAAAACATTAATGATATTGAAGTGAAGCACTTCAGAATTGAAGATGTGCCGACAGATTCAGATATTATCGTTGTTCACAAAAATTTGCTGGATAGAGCGAGACTGACATTCGAAGATAAGGAAATCATTACGATCGAGAACTATATCGGCGATCCTAAACTGGACGATCTCATTGAAAAATTGAAAGAAAAATAA
- a CDS encoding phospholipase D-like domain-containing protein, giving the protein MGTSIWRKAVLAVLAAAVMIPGLPESETLAAESPVVVNEIAWMGTTESYTNEWMELYNPGTEAVSLDGWTLESQDGTPAVELEGSIEAGGYYLLERTDDDSVPEKEADLIYTGNLGNDGEYIELRSSTGELQDEVDDWHAGDNSSKAAMARVDAQKPGTDRDNWKDAEAEYTGGTGTPGSENTVSPAEDAEQVNCTDTTETVNQVSEELGAINVYFNKCADTSFAADENEANYNVNLEERLIKRLNEAETSIDLQAYEINLPGIIDTLQSRAADGIDVRVVADAKDAEDPHYEERYQTMRLLLEQLVRGEDGEIGTDDDVHVFSESPMFAVEDSSLRSEYDLPAVTDIGEVTVDVGNGEETGRMFVEGEAKAEDSYYSVGTQMHNKFAVVDEEWVFTGSWNFTVTGLYGTEENMENGVLEGNQQHVVEIRWPELAEVYTTEFNEMWGGAGMTPDPEASNFNTRKEDNTVHQIDVDGVEVQSYFSPSDNAVGEMTQYVKEEADHSALFTIFAWSDQALVDELKYKWENSYEDNVGEQTGFDVKGVYDSSFWNQWWSASIEMRGEEASQESENNPNIRWANAAPVYKDNESRKLHSKTMVIDADTASDPTVIMGATNWSNNGNSVNDENMLFIHDEAIANQFVQEMNARYIDAGGSIQ; this is encoded by the coding sequence ATGGGAACAAGTATATGGAGAAAAGCGGTGCTGGCTGTTCTGGCTGCCGCAGTTATGATCCCCGGATTGCCTGAAAGCGAAACGCTTGCCGCAGAGTCCCCGGTCGTCGTAAATGAAATCGCCTGGATGGGAACGACCGAAAGTTACACGAATGAGTGGATGGAGCTTTACAATCCAGGGACAGAAGCTGTATCGCTGGATGGATGGACGCTTGAATCGCAGGATGGAACGCCTGCTGTTGAACTGGAAGGGAGCATTGAAGCAGGAGGGTATTATCTGCTCGAGCGAACCGATGATGATTCCGTTCCGGAGAAAGAAGCCGATCTGATTTACACCGGGAATCTCGGCAATGACGGAGAATACATAGAACTGCGTTCAAGCACAGGGGAGCTTCAGGATGAAGTGGATGACTGGCACGCCGGAGATAATTCGTCGAAAGCTGCGATGGCTCGTGTGGATGCACAAAAGCCGGGGACTGATCGGGACAACTGGAAGGATGCAGAAGCGGAATATACCGGAGGGACGGGAACGCCTGGTAGTGAGAACACTGTAAGTCCGGCAGAAGATGCAGAGCAGGTCAACTGCACGGACACGACCGAAACAGTCAATCAGGTATCGGAGGAACTGGGCGCCATCAACGTCTATTTCAACAAGTGTGCAGATACGTCTTTTGCAGCGGATGAGAATGAAGCTAATTACAATGTAAATCTGGAAGAGCGGCTGATCAAACGGCTGAATGAAGCAGAGACGTCGATCGACCTGCAGGCATATGAAATCAATCTGCCGGGAATTATCGATACGCTTCAGTCGCGAGCTGCGGACGGGATTGATGTCCGGGTGGTTGCGGATGCCAAGGATGCAGAAGATCCTCATTATGAAGAACGTTATCAGACGATGCGGCTGCTGCTGGAGCAGCTCGTTCGCGGAGAAGATGGAGAAATTGGGACGGATGACGATGTTCACGTATTTTCCGAATCACCGATGTTTGCAGTAGAAGACAGTTCCCTCAGGTCAGAATATGACTTGCCGGCAGTCACTGATATAGGAGAAGTGACCGTTGATGTTGGTAATGGGGAAGAAACGGGGCGCATGTTTGTGGAAGGCGAAGCAAAAGCGGAAGATTCCTATTACAGTGTCGGAACCCAGATGCATAACAAATTTGCTGTCGTCGACGAGGAGTGGGTATTTACCGGCAGCTGGAATTTTACTGTTACCGGTTTATACGGTACGGAAGAAAATATGGAAAACGGTGTTCTGGAGGGAAACCAGCAGCATGTGGTGGAAATCCGCTGGCCGGAACTTGCTGAGGTATATACAACAGAATTTAATGAGATGTGGGGAGGTGCCGGTATGACGCCGGACCCAGAGGCGTCAAACTTTAACACACGCAAAGAGGACAATACCGTGCACCAGATTGATGTAGACGGTGTGGAAGTCCAGAGTTATTTTTCTCCCTCGGATAATGCGGTCGGGGAAATGACGCAGTATGTAAAGGAAGAGGCAGATCACAGTGCTCTGTTTACCATTTTTGCCTGGAGTGATCAGGCACTGGTGGATGAATTGAAGTACAAATGGGAAAACTCCTACGAGGATAATGTCGGAGAACAGACCGGGTTTGATGTTAAAGGAGTGTACGACTCCAGCTTCTGGAACCAGTGGTGGTCTGCAAGTATCGAAATGCGCGGTGAGGAAGCCTCACAGGAGAGCGAAAACAATCCAAATATCCGCTGGGCTAATGCTGCGCCGGTGTATAAAGACAACGAAAGCCGGAAGCTTCACAGCAAAACGATGGTGATTGATGCGGATACAGCGAGTGATCCAACAGTCATTATGGGAGCAACGAACTGGAGTAATAACGGGAACAGCGTGAATGACGAGAACATGCTCTTTATTCATGATGAAGCCATTGCGAATCAGTTTGTTCAGGAAATGAACGCCCGCTATATTGATGCAGGCGGAAGTATTCAATAG
- a CDS encoding DeoR/GlpR family DNA-binding transcription regulator encodes MLKQERQQKILKILNEEQKVIASDLSQRLSVSEDTIRRDLKELDRKELIKRVHSGALRVGPPVVDFYTRQNVKSDIKMRLANKAMELVKDNMVLLIDGGTTNLNFVNQLPRTYKGTVITNSPPIAMDLSNHNDVEVIMIGGSLFKESMVNLGIETVESLNNMRADLYIMGIHKIDANIGISLPNLAEAAVKRKMAAVSNEVLSMVTADKLNTFSNHIVSPANVLSYLITEDLQPDILQLYKSQQIAVMTV; translated from the coding sequence GTGTTGAAACAGGAACGGCAGCAAAAAATATTAAAAATATTAAATGAAGAACAAAAAGTGATAGCCAGTGATCTTAGTCAGAGGCTCTCTGTTTCGGAGGATACGATCCGGAGGGATTTAAAAGAGCTCGATCGTAAAGAACTGATAAAGCGGGTGCACAGTGGGGCATTGAGGGTCGGTCCGCCTGTAGTGGACTTCTATACACGGCAGAATGTCAAAAGTGATATTAAAATGCGTTTAGCTAATAAAGCTATGGAATTAGTTAAAGATAATATGGTGCTGTTAATAGATGGGGGAACGACCAATTTAAATTTTGTTAATCAACTTCCGAGAACTTATAAGGGGACAGTCATTACAAACAGCCCGCCGATCGCCATGGATTTGTCGAATCACAATGATGTGGAAGTAATCATGATCGGGGGATCATTGTTTAAAGAATCCATGGTCAATCTGGGGATTGAAACGGTGGAATCATTGAATAACATGCGGGCAGATTTATATATCATGGGTATTCATAAAATTGATGCCAACATTGGCATTAGTCTGCCGAATCTTGCTGAAGCAGCAGTGAAACGAAAGATGGCTGCAGTATCAAATGAAGTATTAAGCATGGTAACGGCTGATAAATTAAACACATTCTCCAACCATATTGTTTCACCAGCGAACGTGCTGTCGTATTTAATTACAGAAGATCTTCAACCTGATATTCTGCAGTTATATAAGAGTCAACAGATAGCCGTCATGACTGTATAA
- the hxlB gene encoding 6-phospho-3-hexuloisomerase: MNYSEVQKEIRAEIFNTLEQIDDESVEKLLAEIKQADKVFFVGVGRVLLSLQSVAKRLAHLGIKTYVVGQITEPAITDKDLLIVGSGSGESAFPLIIAKKAKQFNARVAHIGANPDCSMKQYSDHFVRIPVATKFNLPNQTPSVQPMTSLFEQTLLLLGDSMALMLVREQDIDMHSLWEHHANLE; the protein is encoded by the coding sequence ATGAATTACAGTGAGGTACAAAAAGAGATCAGAGCAGAAATCTTCAATACTCTGGAGCAAATCGATGATGAGAGTGTAGAGAAATTGTTAGCTGAAATTAAGCAGGCGGACAAAGTATTTTTCGTGGGGGTTGGAAGGGTACTGCTTTCATTACAATCAGTGGCTAAACGACTCGCTCACCTTGGGATTAAAACTTATGTGGTCGGTCAAATTACAGAACCCGCCATTACCGATAAAGATCTATTGATCGTCGGCTCTGGCAGCGGGGAATCGGCATTTCCATTAATTATTGCCAAAAAAGCCAAACAGTTTAATGCAAGAGTGGCTCATATCGGAGCGAATCCGGATTGTTCCATGAAGCAATACTCCGATCATTTTGTTCGTATCCCCGTCGCTACGAAGTTTAACTTACCGAATCAGACACCATCCGTACAACCGATGACAAGTCTGTTTGAACAGACTTTGCTGCTTTTGGGAGATTCAATGGCACTCATGCTGGTTCGTGAACAAGACATTGATATGCACAGTTTATGGGAGCATCACGCGAATCTGGAGTAG
- a CDS encoding ribulose-phosphate 3-epimerase, whose protein sequence is MQKTNVTIAPSIMSSDLLNLERSVRDIEKEGIDTLHIDIIDGSFSPSMPLGIDTVKQLRKITNIDFDVHLMGNDNEFLIQEMINIGVEQISFHLETSIHVDRYVNLIRNSGAKVGVALTPSTPLTSLEYILPQCDTVLLMLINPGFATDKNEKQIPYAVQKISDLKKLIEEKGLNTRIEVDGRVSLESIPDLVGAGADILVAGSTSLFIKGRSLGENKIIMEEKISEGLSKREALK, encoded by the coding sequence ATGCAAAAAACGAATGTCACGATCGCCCCATCGATTATGAGTTCGGATTTACTCAATTTAGAGAGAAGTGTGAGGGATATTGAAAAAGAAGGTATCGATACATTGCATATCGACATCATCGACGGTTCATTCAGTCCAAGCATGCCATTAGGTATCGACACGGTGAAGCAGCTGCGAAAAATAACGAATATCGATTTCGATGTCCACCTCATGGGAAATGATAATGAATTTTTAATTCAGGAAATGATTAATATTGGCGTTGAACAAATATCATTTCATTTGGAAACAAGTATCCATGTGGATCGTTACGTGAACTTAATCCGTAACAGCGGGGCAAAAGTTGGCGTTGCATTAACGCCCTCCACCCCCCTTACATCTCTGGAGTACATCCTCCCCCAGTGCGATACTGTTTTATTAATGCTGATCAATCCTGGTTTTGCAACCGACAAAAACGAAAAACAAATACCTTATGCCGTTCAGAAAATCAGCGATCTGAAGAAGCTCATCGAGGAAAAAGGACTAAATACAAGAATTGAGGTCGATGGCAGAGTGTCTTTGGAGTCGATTCCGGACCTAGTGGGAGCAGGCGCCGATATCCTTGTTGCAGGAAGCACGAGTTTGTTCATTAAAGGAAGGAGTCTGGGAGAAAATAAAATAATTATGGAAGAGAAAATTTCCGAGGGACTTTCGAAAAGGGAGGCATTAAAATAA